The stretch of DNA TCAAATAGAACATCTCCAAGATGGAATATTTGTGCATCAGTCAAATTATACGAAAAGATTTTAAAGCGCTTTTATATGGATAAAGCGACTCCtttgagtactccaatggtCGGTAGGTCCCTGAATGTTGACACAGATCCATTCAGACCTTGtgaagagaatgaaaaaatacttggtcccgaagtaccttatatgagtgctatcggtggacttatgtatcttgcaaattgtACCCGACCAGACATTGCATTTGCAACTAATTtacttgcaagatacaactCAGCTCCTACCCGCAGGCACTGGAATTGAATTAAGCACATATTCCGCTATCTTCAAGGTACGATTGATTTGGGATTGTTGTATCGTAGAAACTCTGCGTTtggtctagttggttttgcagatgcaggatatttatcggatccacataaatctcgatcccaaactggatacgttttcacaattggaggaacTGCAATCTTGTGGCGTTCACAAAAACAGACTTTGGTCACCACTTCTTCAAACCACGCAGAACTAATAGCGTTTCATGAAGCATGTAGAGAATGCATATGGCTCAGATCCATGTCAAACCATATAAAAGATGCAAGTGGAATGGTCAGCCGTAAGGAGCCAACGACACTATATGAAGACAATGCAGCTTGTGTCGctcaaatcaaagaaggttatATCAAGAGCgacagaaaaaaacatattcctCCAAGATACTTCTCCTACATTCAAGAACTCGAGAAGAACAAGGAAGTCAATATCCAATATATCCGATCAAGTGACAACGCAGTAGATCTCTTTACAAAATCGCTTCCGACTATCATGTTCAGAAAGCATATTCATAGCATCGGAATGCGTCATCTACGAGATCTTTGAAGAAGAGACCACTCATATCTTTTCCAGGGGAGATTACGtcactgtactctttttcccttgttatggtttttatcccaatggATTTTTCCATGataaaggtttttaacgaggcagtaCGTAATTCTATACTGATGAATAttcaagggggagtgttataaagAAGTGATTATTCATCACTTAACATGACACATGTTTTAACACTTGTCATGTTTATCTCTTTTGATTAAATGACTCATCCTTAATTTTGTACCTATAAATATGTGATGAGAATGAGATATAGACAAGACAAGATTTCAAAGTGAAGAGATGTGTTAGTGTTgttcttcctcatcctctccCTCACCTCAagtttcttttctattttctttatgCAATTATATAGTtgcataaacataaacatatacatatatatatatatatatatatataataatcttcTATATTTGCGTTATTATCTACAACAAATACTAAATATAGAAATTAGTATTTTTCTAGGTTTGAGTTCTTCTTTTTACATCATTACATGTAGTGTATAGTTTTAAAGGgtaaaaatttagtatttagaatttagagtttagaataatcattttgtatataaaaaatgaattactAAGTATAGACAATTAGTATTCTATCCAGTACTACGTACGGGAAAAAGATtgcttaatgtttttttttacatgaaaacataaacaaaaattaaccgTAAAAGAACcatacaaagtaaaaaaatgttaatacatAACCAAGAAAGTAAactaatctaattaaattatagaGTTCCATACTTACATATAATTCCATCAATGAAGCATTCTTGTGTTTTGCTCTCCTTTGTGTCTGATTACTAGATCCAATTTTTTTACTGACACATTTCCTAGGTAGTGTTAGTTTTCTTGTCATCTAATCACAGCCATACAGACAAATTTTGGAACCTGCATCAATTAAACGCTCATTATTTGTTAGCTATAGATGATTTCTTCAAGCATACAAAAAgctatatgaaaaaaaaagagatagaaggaaaaaaaacattcatatattttatcatAACTCCTTTTGTCTCTCGACTTCAAGATAGGTAAACCTTATATTATTCTGATCCAAGAAAACCTTTGCATGTTAGCAAGACTTATTAAAAAGAGGTCATAATAGAAGAAGTAGAATATAGTGACATTTAGAATAACtgagatataaaaaaatgaaggaaCTGATTGAAATAGTAATTTACCtcggaaaataaaattttcatgcCTACAttgaaattttagatttgtACTTGAGgataaattttgtttgtgtgtgtgttttttcttgtgtgGATCAATTGACATGCAACAAacaaatctatattatgaaagatgGCCAACTCTTCCATTTAAGTGATATGTCAGCAGTGGAGAAAGTGCCACTTGTTTATCTTtattaaaagcaaacaaacctaaactaaactaaaaggaatatgaaacatcttctatgtttttttttatcacaaacgattttaatatttacataagaaatttagagaGGCTCAGAACATAGAACATGTCTCAAGTAAGTAGATGCATAACCAAAAGACAGAAGAGCATCAAGAGTGAATCAAAGAGCCGGTTATTCATCTTGGCGTAAACCATGAATGTATAGACATATGGTTTAGGcattacaattttgtcaatagtttgaagagttgcaaCAGTGATCGGGatattggttaatattgtagagaaattcaAGAAAGTTTGTCCTGGCcctaaagaaataaatttttatatgtgaagAAGATTAGGTCTTCATTATCAAATGGATGATACATTTGAATAAAACTGTAGAatgttggtttagaaaaatacagagCCAAAGAGGAAGGGggctttctttgtttttattattttttgtttttatcaacaaaagaaTAGCTCAAAAGAGCCAATGAATTGTAAAactgtttacaaacaaaacaatatgcGGAAatgtacgcgcttggcgtgccaaagaatccgcattcctagaaacaaaagataaagaaggggactttcatattctaatatttagaaattgtcaaaaagaaaattaaattaaattcttatTCAAGAAcaaattctagagttatattcaagaaattgaagagctaacatgaaaggaagatgcttatcttaaatatatctattaaagaGCTAGCCAAGCTGCAAttcttgataaaagaaaatgttggtTTAGTGTTTCATAGTATTTAATTGAGAAGCTTAAGTATGAATGTATCTAAATacttaagtttttttctaaTGAATGTAgaatttattcaaccaaaaaattctttgttacaaaatatgcatacTAAGATCAAtcttttatttgaaatattttttttgaagttttagacaagaattatagaatgtttaaatctctcaaaacaaattTGTTCATGCATATATCTAATAATCCAATTACAAAACGAGAAAACCTATGTGAAGTATTAAACAAATCAAcgtcaaattatattttctaagatttccccaattaaaaaaaaacaaagatagacTCCATACAAATGTAACGCCCATGTCCcagaaaatatgaaattttgaagTTTATATCAAGAATTGGAGTGGAGTCGGTTTAATTTTTGGTTGGTTTACCAAGCTAGTCTGTAAcacccccgaaccgtcctaggaccacgaaggccatcggacagccacgggacgccactTGCAGAATTGCACCGGGGTGATCCGGTCGAGGggcggaagctgcagacttcccgaccagtcctccctggcacaactccacccgcaaccgaggttacttaggctttgcaaccctcgcggcctggtgcgttgtgttagcccggactaggccgagtatcatttgcaacttgccatgttttccaCTTATTCgcttaagaaaatatagggttttacaagaaatacaagaaaaccctatccgaTACTCtaacgtttgctccggctctagactcacttaggcttccccGCAAGAccacaacaaataaaacatgagtaatctaagattactcagtgagtctggGTACCCCTTTCTCTTAAACGGGTTTCTACCTTCCCTTAACCCGACTACCCgtcaacaagaaaacaagcaagtaaaGAAACTTGACAAGTTATCAAAGCTACGCAACAAAAACAATAGTGGAAGCAATTTAACCACATTAAGCGAGTGAGGTTAGATCCATACGACTCCTGTCGATGATCTAGACTCGCTATATACGCCAAATAACTCTCAACGTACACTTGAGACACTTCAACTCATACACGCCTCTCAAGGCCATCTCAAATACACAAGGGGCTCGCGAAACTCCCTAAACTCCTTCTCCAAACATCCGAACAAAGACATCTAAGGGCCCTCGAAATTCTGTTCCGTTCCACCAACCCTGCTCCATGCTGAGACCACACAGGTCACCAACATGAGCCCACAAcatgctacatcgtcatgtagcggtcacgctagtagctagctagccgtgacagtgtccccgcgtgagtggtcgtcgggaactcacgcgtgacaacctcagttggaacagaagatcgacacACTCTCCTAGCCAAGACTCAAGAAACACATTCAAGAGACACGTTAAAATACCAACAACGtctcaagcaagaaaatcaagcataAACACGCAAGAAATTCAAGCAAGAGAATCCACCTTAATCATCAAGTAACAAGAATAAAAATTCAAGTAACCGATGATTAAACTTCATGCACACAGCCAAATTAATCCACTTTAAGCAACTCTTGCAGCACGTTTCATCATGCATGCCATCCGATTGATTTACACCGTTTAAATCCTTCTCATCCCAATTACGCATGCAAGCTCACTCGAATTAACCATTTAAACCCCTTAAATCCAATTTACGCATGCAATCAACCTCAAccaatattatgcaataaaatgcaaaatattcACTCATCTATTCTTGCATGAAACCGTCTTTTAAGCAAGAATTTATACTCGCAGAACCCTCTCGGTtcgatcatgcatgcaacccttAAACCGCGTTTTAAGAGTTTTGATTTACTTAAAACTTCACCCAACTCCTTCTTTAACCAATTATCGAGTGAGTCCAATTTATCAGCATGCAAATCATCCCTTTTACGCATGCATGCATCAACTTTAAACTGCAACTACGTGCTTACCACAGACTCACCTCTTAACGCGTCGATGATTCCCGGATCTCACTGCACCACACGATCAGACACTCTGTTCTTCTTCGCGTCGATCAGCTTCCCGCTTCTTCGACCGCAACCAACTTCTTTTCTCGGCTCGTTCTCGACTGAAATCGTGTCTAACTCTCAGCCTTCTACGATCGCAAAACGCGTCTCGATCTCGATCTTCTTCGATCGAAAACAGCCTTCTTTTATCGATGATCTCTCTCGACACTATCACCGGTTCTTCTTCGATGATCTCTTGACAAAGtctccttctccctctcttcttctctcttgcgAACTCacccatttttctttcttctctcgcccaccttctctctcaattttttctctccttACCCCTTTATGTCTTGTGAGAAAATGAGAAGGGAGAGGGCTTATTTATAGAGAGATTTGGGCGGTGGAGTTGTCCAATGCATGTGGAGCACTCATACTTCCACTAACTCTTTCTTCAATTCTTTAATCCTCCACTAAGCTCCACTTGGAATTAAATAATTCCCACTAACTCCACtaactttttcttaattgaaTTAATCCTCCACTTTCCTTAATTCTTATTGGTCGAAATTTTAAGGAAAtaatagttttcccaaaaatattcGATCCTTCGTCTGACACCTTCGACATTCCCTCCGGCAATTCTCGTCTCACTCGGACAACTTCCTCGATCCTTTCGGACATTTTCGATCCTCTCGGCCAAATCTCTCGACTGTTCGGACGCTCCTCTCGGATACTATCGGTCCCGCTCGGCAGCACGTCTCGGACGCTTCGACGACACGCCTCGGACAACTTTCCTTGGTACTCCCGACAGATTTTCTCGACCACTTTTCTCGGCACTCTCGACAGATTTTCTCGACCACTTTTCTCGTCATTCTCGACAGATTTTCTCGACCAATTTTCTCGACCATCTCGACAGATTTTCTCGACCACTTTTCTCGACCATCTCGACAGATTTTCTCGACAACTTTTCTCGACACTGTCGACAGATATTCTCGACAATTTTCCTCGACACTCTCGGTACTCTTCCCCAATACTTACCCGACTTTCCGCGGATGCCGTTTCCGTATAAACCATtagttttttgttggttttaaggCCTCGATCTCACCTTCGGTCACTCAAACCTTGGCTTGGCCATTCTCCGATTCACGAATATTTTCTCGGACTTCTTCTGGTCATTCTCCTTTATTTtggttcctcttctttcttagaTCTTTTCCGGTCCACTTCCTCAATCTTTTATTTCGAGATTTCTACTCTttgtgagggtcattacatagTCGGTTCATTATTTAAATCAAaggatggtttaattaattctGGTTTAGGTAAATCTCGGTTTCATTTAATTAAACCAGAAACCCTATTATTTATCAAGTGACGCATCTTCTCCTCTATTTTGTGTGTGGTTGTCGACATTGTTCTgatcagagagagggagagaaagagagaaaactcttggtttttttggtgtaaaggagaaaCAGAAGGaaatcaagctttttcctttcgagtaaagagagaaacaaaagtgtcaggatttgggagaaggaggattcgactgctcaaatcgtttcggaaggtattgatttttggtagggttgtagctaagacaTTTCGTagactctcctttttacagaagtgaatttgggtttAAACTCCGTGAGTTATTGTCAGTTTTGTGGGACACGTTTTCTCAtacgcgagttgggaccattGAGGATTGTAACTCAGATTGTTGTCTCTTCTTGTTTCTGATTTGATAGTTagcggttggtttttattttagaatttcgtctttgagactgttcttttatgatgtttctgtccagtttacTTCAAGGTTGTTTTTGGCtttgtggcttgttgtagggcgtggCTGGACTGTTGCAGACGCAAGGAGAGTCTCTCCtggttttatttgttgttagaatcagcttGTTAATGTGAGTGTgggaccatgagcttatctaagcgattggcttgtatgacttgttttgcgtgatgatgtgtaggtgtggtgaatgtgttattgggtgttCTATTTAATCactggtttgttattttttatttgtggttgaactcttgatttgtttgtgtatatagctcgtagatgggaggatttcctcactgggtatttctggtaatactcacgaaTCTCATTATGTTAGTAGTGTAGGCAATatatgtgtagcgtggaatcatgccGATGAGGAGTAgaatgatctagggtctcggttttATGATGTTGGTTTTTAGTGTttgtgttgttggaaccttAGGTAGAaatatgttaggttgttggttaTGTTTTATGTTCCGCTGCGCATATTGTTGGTTTGGTATTGGTCGGTTTATGTTGGTATTTgagttgtaattaaatattatggagtatttaattttattattattattgaaaaacaAATGGCTCGGGTTgtttcaacaaataaaaaaatacaaattagtagcaaaattgtttaaaaactgGTAAGCCATAAGCCTGCGCATAGCAGATGTATTCATCTAGTATAAATGATAGAACAGCTTGAGGTAGTTATAAATAGATTGTTCGTAAATGATGATCGGGAGTAGTGATGTGAATATGGACATACCCGGCCCGTTTAAGCTTACCCGTTTAGACCCTGCCcacttaataaaaatataattcgaACCCGTTTAACTGTCTACCCGTTTGAGCCCTGCCCATTTAGATCTGTTGAATTTACATTGACCCGTTGTGCCTGGTTAGGTCCGTTTTGACGATGCATTTTTTTGGGTACAATCTCTTTCATTCATCGAAACTTAACAATTATTATGGGTAATTCATTTATTCTTATTGATAATTCatttattcttattaaaaaacaGATTTCACGATTATTATtggtaattaatttatttttaaattaaattatttttgatttttgactgctgaaaaaaagaaagaaaaaacgctTTCCACCATCGAAGACTCCGTTCTTTTCCTTACCAGTCACCACCATCATCTGCCTCACCTTCGCATAGTCGTTTTCAATCTCCGGCAGTACTCTTACAAAAGTAGATATATTAATAGTATTCAAAACGACGTTATTGGTGGCGATCAGATGAAGAGACGGAAGGGCTAATGCTTTAGAGTAGTAAACCCTTATGttaaacgacatcgttttgtgaaaaagaaatcaagaaaaaatatattaaacggGCTACCCGTTAAATATGCATATTACCCGTTATGCCTGCCGGTTTAAATGGGTTAACCCGTGAAATACCCTTTTATTTTGTAGTGTTGTTAAACAGGTCACGAGCCTAAATTTCTATAATGGACCCGTTTATGCCCGCGGGCTCCAAGCCCATTTTAACATCACTAATTGGGAAGTATGACAAAGGTtgtaaaaaatctaaaatctaggAAGTTGTTTAGAAGTTAGAACGTGTGTTatcttcttggttttttttacaaaaataatcttttatattaaattataaaagatttgctatgtgtttaattttgattgGCCAAGTGACTTGTGATTTATAAGATAAAGGATaagagagaatttttttgtaaaaaagtattacaaaagggtatttttgtaaatgtcccatagataatttttttttccaaataacaATGTACTACAGATTTATTACAATTCAAAGTAAATCTTTTGGTCAAAGATTTTCATTTtagaaattaatatatttataattagtCATCAAAATGTTAATTAGACACTGACCAAGAtgtaaatatgttaaaattttgataactaATCATAAATATGTTGactatatgaaaataaaatctttgatcaaaatatatactttgACTTGTATTAAATTTGTAGTGCATAGTCAAAGTATGTAAATATCTATCAATTTGACAACATATTTTTTGACCAGTAGATAACTATGAATCAGtgcacatatgtatatatatatatacaatgatgCATTACTCTCcatacaacaaaaccaaaatatatatcttgtgTTCTCGACAAAAAAATGCTTTCAAAGATGAAAGTGATAGCTCTCTTGTCGTTCTTGCTCATTTTTCCATTGTGTTCTTCaagtaatttgaaataatttaaatcatcTAATAGatagttttacatttttaatatcaaatatctagtatatttttattgattttacaCTTAAAATCTAATAGTATGAttgtttattgaatttttttttttaaatcttttagagATTGGAGAGAGACATGAAGATGGAGTTCCTCACACCATCCAATATTCAGTAAAGATGGTAATAATATCAATAACCAAAATGCatattttcatagatttttttctctttgatttgtaatcaatatttttcactCACTTCAAAATAGATCTGCATATGATAATTATTGAGAAacttttcaccaaacaaaaaaaataatgtaggTTGAAGAAAGAATCCCAAAAATGATGGATTATCCAGAAGGAGGCGCAAACCCAAGCCACGATCAGAAAATAAACGGTTGGGGTCGTCCTGTGCGACCACCGCCACCACAGATGAATGAGATGaatcataagaaaataaatggtTGGGGTCGTCCTGTGCGACCACCACCACCGCAGATGAATGAGATGAATCATCAGAAAATAAACGGTTGGGGTCGTCCTGTGCGACCACCGCCACCGAATCATGAGACAACCAACAGTTGGAGtattccaccaccaccaaatcaTGAGACAACAAACAGTTGGAGTATTCCACCACCGCCAAATCATGAGACAACCAACAGTTGGAGTATTCCACCGCCACCGAATCATGAGACAACCAACAGTTGGAGTATTCCTCCACCACCGAATCAGAAAACCAACAGTTGGAGTATTCCACCGCCACCGAATCATGAGACAACCAACAGTTGGAGTATTCCACCGCCACCAAATCATGAGACAACCAACAGTTGGAGTATTCCACCGCCACCAAATCATGAGACAACCAACAGTTGGAGTATTCCACCGCCGCCCAATCATGAGACAACTAATAGTTGGAGTATTCCACCGCCGCCAAATCATGAGACAACCAACAGTTGGAGTATTCCACCGCCACCGAATCAGCAAAGAATCAATGGTTGGGGTCGTCCTGTGCGACCACCACCACCGCAGATAAACTATAAGAATCATGATAACGAAGCAAAGatttaaaagtatgaaattaTATGATATGTGTAACTgtcaaaataatcaaattatatgatatatgattttatttcttttgaattgTCAAGATAATAAACTTATTGACTCAACATATTTGATCAAAAGATCACTTTCACCATTTATATTTGAAAACactaataaaaatttgagaaaattacTCAGACAACTCTTAAAAGTTGTTGGTTTACTCAAATGGCACATGTAACCTAACTTTTACTCAAATAACAtataaaagttgaaaaagaaaagactatAAAACTTGCTGTTTTGGTGTTATTGACAAATCATGCCATTGAAcctaaatataaatagaaaaaatcgatattataaaagaaaagagagaagaaattctAACATAAAATTggttctttaatttgtttttctttcttctctctagTAACCTAATCATCGCTTTTCTCAACTCTTTATCTTTGGCTGGATCTTCACCAGCATGTAGCGGCTCAGCGTCTGAAACAACCCTGCACCGCTGCTACTACCATCTGCTGCAAGTTGGGACAATGAGGTTTGATATACCACGTCTCCCTACAGTGGTAGTACACTCAGGTACTCGCTCGCTGCTCTGTCAGAGCCCTCTGCAGACAGTTGATGACCTTGTGATCCGTCCTGTACCACTCGGTCTCTAAGTAATctccacttcctcttggttccctatGCAGGCTTGCTGCCCTTGCCAGGACCGCCAGGAAACAGAGCCTTCTTTTGCTGAACCGCTGGAGTAGCTGCCACCACATGAGCTCTCATGTCCTCCTCTATCTTAGTTGCAGCCTCAACCAACTCTGCTCTCGAGGCATAACTCCGCCATCTGCAATGGACCCGCAAGTCGTCTCGAAGAACCCTAAAAAACCTCCGGATCTGCGACTCCACGGACTCCATTGCCCGCCTCCCATATACCAGAAGCCGACTAAACTCCAAATTTAGCTCACGAACCGACCGAGACCCCTGCGTTAGCTGCATGAACTGCACCTCCATCCGGTCTAGTGCCTCCCAGAGAAAATACTttcggttgaactcctccatgAAGTCATCCTAAGTCATGTCCCTCTGCCCTCTCCTGGcagtcaccgacctccaccacacatgAGTTTCGTCTGCCAAGtgatggacccctatgtccaccagATACTCTTCAGGACACTTGAAAGACTGGAAGTTGCGTTCCAGCTTCGTCCTCCAAGCATCAGCCACTGTAGTGTCGGTACCGCCCGAGAACAACGTCTTACCGATACTACTCATCTCCCGCAGCATACCGACATTGTAACACCCCGAACCGTTCCTACGGCCGGAAAAATCACAGACCGGCCCAGAGGTCGTCACGAGAGGTTGACCACCCGCGATCCGGCTGaggttccaacaacaaattAGGTTCCCCAACCAGTCCGCCGGCAGCCGCCTGCCCGCTATGCACGCACCTCAGGCTTTTCAACCTTTTGGCACGCACGCGGTGTTGTGCTGGCCCGGACTGGGCCATGTACCTTTTCCACTTGTCCGAACATATCCGAAAATATCTCGATTTACTTAAGTAtaatgtttatatttaaaaacaaaaatactcaaGTAAAAACAGTtggatccttttttttttttgaaaaaatgcaTGTCAAAGGAAACAATGATTGTTATTAAAGCAAAGCACACAACATAAAACATCCTATCCGGTTTCCTAGCTGCCCAACTCTACCCACTTACTtttcccagcaagaaaaacagtATTGGAAAGGAGTGAGTAATCtcagattactcagtgagttgggTGACTCTCTAACATGCAGTCTTTCCTATCCAACTACCCCAACATGGCTACCCCCATGCAACAATCAGAATCACACAATGCGAAAGCGAttaacaagcaaacaaacaaacaacactcAAGCAAACAAGACTAGAAATGACCAAGACACTTGACACTTCTAGACACTTAGCCACCATAGGCCATCACAACACAACTCCCAAAACTTAGAGGGAATAAAAGTACTAGTGATGTAGCAATAACATGCACACACTAGACTTCACCACACATGCGCAACCTAGGGCCCAATGATCTTCTGTCCCAACTCCCCATTCCCACTCCGCGTTGAAATCACAAAGCCTACCAACCGGGTCACCACACATCTGCATCATCATGCAAAATATCGGGCTAGTAGCTCACTTGACACCAGTTGTCCTTGACACGAGACCGCGTAGGTTAACTCGCCGGACTATCTCATTCTCTTTAGGGACATCAGTCGATTGCTAGTCCAACGTGACTCATGAGAACTAGCTAGACAAGTACAAATTCTAAGTCTACTGACACAAAGAATTAAGTATTTAACATATAAGAAATATTTCAAGCAAGACTCAAGCAATGCatgcaagaaaatcaagcaagaaattcATCCAAAAATTCTTAAGATGCAAGAAATAAATATTCAAGCACTTAAGTCCGCaactacatgcatgcaaccgatcAATCACAcaagaaatattaataataatttttttaatatttttccttGACATACATGTGATGTTAACAATTTTTCTACCCCTTTCTATCATGCATGCAAGCCAAATTTAATCCCAAAAattatgcaagaaaattattgcattttcaAATCTTCACACCACTTAATTTTTCTCCCTTTAATCGGTTGAAAAATCCATAGAAAGTTGCATGCATGATCATCCATTTCGGATCTGACCTTGCAATCAACCCAAATCACCTCTTTTATGCATGCATGATCTTTTTAACCCTTCTAAGGCTACATGCAACAAATGATTGAATACATGATAGTCTATTCTCAGATCTTAGCTTATTGACATGTAGATCTAACAAGAAAaacatgcaacaaacaaacacgcaAAGAAAGATAAAGCTCATGCATCCTCCAACACACTCAAACCGCAACTCACAGTGATTTAGGCAGAGGTTTGATTGAGTTGAGCTCCACCACACCGCAAATCCAACAGCACTTtgcctcctcttcctcctcttagCTCCGGCGAGCTCCTCCTTTAACTCCGGCGAACTCtccctctttttctctcttgatcggaaaagctctctctctcactcgaAAATTTGGCAAGAGTTTAGGagtgtttttgtgtttaagtCGCAAATGAGGAATGAGAGGGGTATTTATAAGCCCTTGAGTTGAGTCTCAAGTGAGACAAATGTCCTTTTTTGCATGGATTTTGCCACTTGGCAAGATCCTCGCTGCATGTGGCGTGTGCATCACAATCGCTGGCGGAAGAGCCTTTAGATTGTGACACGTGGCTTCGCGGCTAAGGGCGGACACTTCAGCTTCCTCTCGTCCTTCCCGCGTCCGAAGTCCTTGTCCGGAATCCATGGTTCCGTCTCTATCGTCCGTAACAATTAATTCCTCGAACTTAgtctgtaacgcccccgaaccgttctaGGACCAAACCGCCTAACAATGACCCGGTAGCGCCACTTGGGAATAATCATCAACGATCTAGCCGAGGTCCTAAAACACATTCAGACCTCTAGCTATTCCATCGATGATAGTCTCACCACTTTAGCCATCacttaggcttttcaacccttGTGATGACCAAGT from Camelina sativa cultivar DH55 chromosome 9, Cs, whole genome shotgun sequence encodes:
- the LOC104711436 gene encoding extensin-like; this encodes MLSKMKVIALLSFLLIFPLCSSKIGERHEDGVPHTIQYSVKMVEERIPKMMDYPEGGANPSHDQKINGWGRPVRPPPPQMNEMNHKKINGWGRPVRPPPPQMNEMNHQKINGWGRPVRPPPPNHETTNSWSIPPPPNHETTNSWSIPPPPNHETTNSWSIPPPPNHETTNSWSIPPPPNQKTNSWSIPPPPNHETTNSWSIPPPPNHETTNSWSIPPPPNHETTNSWSIPPPPNHETTNSWSIPPPPNHETTNSWSIPPPPNQQRINGWGRPVRPPPPQINYKNHDNEAKI